The Etheostoma cragini isolate CJK2018 chromosome 5, CSU_Ecrag_1.0, whole genome shotgun sequence genome contains a region encoding:
- the scarb2a gene encoding lysosome membrane protein 2a isoform X2, with amino-acid sequence MTRRSCAIYATGIVCAHLLIVGIALVVAQVFQTMIHSRLKKEITLTEKSQVFESWKNPPPPVYMEYYFFNVTNPEVFLAGGKAAVEQIGPYTYREYRPRENVTFLENGTKLYALNPKTFVFVPEKSAGNPEVDILRTVNIPFVAIMNELSSYSFILRTFVSMYINRLGVEVFMTRTVHEVLWGFKDPLLSKVHSLKPEVDEYFGLMWKKNGTHEGEFVFHTGEENYLDYGKIDTWNGLREMSWWSSNQSNMINGTDGAVFHPLINRNELLYIFAADLCRSIHLAYVEDVEVKGIQAYRFAPPNDVLMNPKDNPTNEGFCVPAGDCLGTGLLKVSVCREGAPIVVSFPHFYQADPMYINAVDGLNPNKEEHETYLDLQPTTGVPIRACKRAQLNIILKRVQGFPKTKFINETIFPIMFVNETATIDDDSASQMRTLLLIVTLVSNFPVLIVGMGIILLLVLVVLFCRNRQKNEVKRIDFTEAFHSFTTVKDDTAYTQVSDKPDEPSETPANQPMRNGSYIAMSPVEAQKC; translated from the exons ATGACTCGGAGGTCCTGTGCCATTTACGCCACCGGCATCGTGTGTGCTCACCTCCTGATAGTGGGGATCGCCCTGGTCGTGGCTCAAGTCTTCCAAACAATGATCCACAGCCGGTTAAAAAAG GAAATTACTTTGACAGAGAAGAGCCAAGTGTTTGAATCATGGAAGAATCCCCCTCCACCTGTTTATATGGAGTATTACTTCTTCAATGTGACCAATCCAGAGGTGTTCTTGGCAGGCGGGAAGGCAGCTGTTGAACAAATCGGACCTTATACTTACAG GGAATACAGGCCACGGGAAAATGTAACTTTCCTGGAGAACGGCACCAAGCTTTATGCCCTGAACCCCAAAACCTTTGTATTTGTGCCCGAGAAGTCAGCCGGTAACCCCGAGGTCGACATTCTCAGGACTGTCAACATCCCATTCGTG GCGATCATGAATGAGCTGAGCTCGTACTCGTTCATCCTGCGGACATTTGTTTCCATGTACATTAACCGCCTGGGCGTCGAGGTGTTTATGACCCGCACTGTCCACGAGGTTCTGTGGGGCTTCAAAGACCCTCTTCTCTCAAAGGTGCATTCCCTGAAGCCCGAAGTGGATGAATATTTTGGACTAATGTGGAAG aaaaatggcACCCATGAAGGAGAGTTTGTGTTCCACACCGGCGAGGAGAACTACTTGGATTATGGCAAGATCGACACATGGAACGGCCTTAG GGAGATGTCGTGGTGGTCTTCCAATCAGAGCAACATGATCAACGGTACGGACGGTGCGGTCTTCCACCCTCTGATAAACAGGAACGAGCTGCTCTACATCTTTGCTGCTGATCTTTGCAG atctATCCATCTAGCCTACGTGGAAGACGTAGAGGTGAAAGGCATCCAGGCATACCGCTTCGCTCCCCCTAACGACGTTCTCATGAACCCCAAAGACAATCCCACTAATGAAGGCTTCTGTGTGCCAGCTGGAGACTGTCTCGGCACCGGGTTGCTTAAAGTCAGCGTTTGTCGAGAAG GTGCTCCCATCGTGGTATCTTTCCCCCACTTTTATCAAGCGGACCCCATGTACATCAACGCTGTTGACGGGCTAAACCCCAACAAGGAGGAACACGAGACCTACCTCGACCTGCAACCG ACCACAGGGGTTCCCATTCGTGCCTGCAAAAGAGCTCAGCTCAATATCATCCTGAAAAGAGTTCAAGGCTTCCC TAAAACAAAGTTCATCAACGAGACGATTTTCCCCATCATGTTCGTCAATGAG ACGGCAACTATTGACGATGACTCCGCGTCCCAGATGAGGACATTGCTCCTAATTGTGACTCTCGTGTCAAACTTCCCTGTGCTCATTGTGGGCATGGGCATCATCCTGCTGCTGGTGCTCGTCGTCTTGTTCTGCCGAAACCGCCAGA agaATGAAGTAAAACGTATTGATTTTACTGAAGCTTTTCATTCTTTTACT ACGGTGAAGGACGACACAGCCTACACTCAGGTCAGCGACAAACCCGACGAGCCGTCAGAAACGCCAGCCAACCAGCCGATGCGGAATGGCTCCTACATTGCCATGTCGCCAGTGGAGGCCCAGAAGTGTTGA
- the scarb2a gene encoding lysosome membrane protein 2a isoform X4: protein MTRRSCAIYATGIVCAHLLIVGIALVVAQVFQTMIHSRLKKEITLTEKSQVFESWKNPPPPVYMEYYFFNVTNPEVFLAGGKAAVEQIGPYTYREYRPRENVTFLENGTKLYALNPKTFVFVPEKSAGNPEVDILRTVNIPFVAIMNELSSYSFILRTFVSMYINRLGVEVFMTRTVHEVLWGFKDPLLSKVHSLKPEVDEYFGLMWKKNGTHEGEFVFHTGEENYLDYGKIDTWNGLREMSWWSSNQSNMINGTDGAVFHPLINRNELLYIFAADLCRSIHLAYVEDVEVKGIQAYRFAPPNDVLMNPKDNPTNEGFCVPAGDCLGTGLLKVSVCREGAPIVVSFPHFYQADPMYINAVDGLNPNKEEHETYLDLQPTTGVPIRACKRAQLNIILKRVQGFPKTKFINETIFPIMFVNETATIDDDSASQMRTLLLIVTLVSNFPVLIVGMGIILLLVLVVLFCRNRQKTVKDDTAYTQVSDKPDEPSETPANQPMRNGSYIAMSPVEAQKC from the exons ATGACTCGGAGGTCCTGTGCCATTTACGCCACCGGCATCGTGTGTGCTCACCTCCTGATAGTGGGGATCGCCCTGGTCGTGGCTCAAGTCTTCCAAACAATGATCCACAGCCGGTTAAAAAAG GAAATTACTTTGACAGAGAAGAGCCAAGTGTTTGAATCATGGAAGAATCCCCCTCCACCTGTTTATATGGAGTATTACTTCTTCAATGTGACCAATCCAGAGGTGTTCTTGGCAGGCGGGAAGGCAGCTGTTGAACAAATCGGACCTTATACTTACAG GGAATACAGGCCACGGGAAAATGTAACTTTCCTGGAGAACGGCACCAAGCTTTATGCCCTGAACCCCAAAACCTTTGTATTTGTGCCCGAGAAGTCAGCCGGTAACCCCGAGGTCGACATTCTCAGGACTGTCAACATCCCATTCGTG GCGATCATGAATGAGCTGAGCTCGTACTCGTTCATCCTGCGGACATTTGTTTCCATGTACATTAACCGCCTGGGCGTCGAGGTGTTTATGACCCGCACTGTCCACGAGGTTCTGTGGGGCTTCAAAGACCCTCTTCTCTCAAAGGTGCATTCCCTGAAGCCCGAAGTGGATGAATATTTTGGACTAATGTGGAAG aaaaatggcACCCATGAAGGAGAGTTTGTGTTCCACACCGGCGAGGAGAACTACTTGGATTATGGCAAGATCGACACATGGAACGGCCTTAG GGAGATGTCGTGGTGGTCTTCCAATCAGAGCAACATGATCAACGGTACGGACGGTGCGGTCTTCCACCCTCTGATAAACAGGAACGAGCTGCTCTACATCTTTGCTGCTGATCTTTGCAG atctATCCATCTAGCCTACGTGGAAGACGTAGAGGTGAAAGGCATCCAGGCATACCGCTTCGCTCCCCCTAACGACGTTCTCATGAACCCCAAAGACAATCCCACTAATGAAGGCTTCTGTGTGCCAGCTGGAGACTGTCTCGGCACCGGGTTGCTTAAAGTCAGCGTTTGTCGAGAAG GTGCTCCCATCGTGGTATCTTTCCCCCACTTTTATCAAGCGGACCCCATGTACATCAACGCTGTTGACGGGCTAAACCCCAACAAGGAGGAACACGAGACCTACCTCGACCTGCAACCG ACCACAGGGGTTCCCATTCGTGCCTGCAAAAGAGCTCAGCTCAATATCATCCTGAAAAGAGTTCAAGGCTTCCC TAAAACAAAGTTCATCAACGAGACGATTTTCCCCATCATGTTCGTCAATGAG ACGGCAACTATTGACGATGACTCCGCGTCCCAGATGAGGACATTGCTCCTAATTGTGACTCTCGTGTCAAACTTCCCTGTGCTCATTGTGGGCATGGGCATCATCCTGCTGCTGGTGCTCGTCGTCTTGTTCTGCCGAAACCGCCAGA AGACGGTGAAGGACGACACAGCCTACACTCAGGTCAGCGACAAACCCGACGAGCCGTCAGAAACGCCAGCCAACCAGCCGATGCGGAATGGCTCCTACATTGCCATGTCGCCAGTGGAGGCCCAGAAGTGTTGA
- the scarb2a gene encoding lysosome membrane protein 2a isoform X3, giving the protein MTRRSCAIYATGIVCAHLLIVGIALVVAQVFQTMIHSRLKKEITLTEKSQVFESWKNPPPPVYMEYYFFNVTNPEVFLAGGKAAVEQIGPYTYREYRPRENVTFLENGTKLYALNPKTFVFVPEKSAGNPEVDILRTVNIPFVAIMNELSSYSFILRTFVSMYINRLGVEVFMTRTVHEVLWGFKDPLLSKVHSLKPEVDEYFGLMWKKNGTHEGEFVFHTGEENYLDYGKIDTWNGLREMSWWSSNQSNMINGTDGAVFHPLINRNELLYIFAADLCRSIHLAYVEDVEVKGIQAYRFAPPNDVLMNPKDNPTNEGFCVPAGDCLGTGLLKVSVCREGAPIVVSFPHFYQADPMYINAVDGLNPNKEEHETYLDLQPTTGVPIRACKRAQLNIILKRVQGFPKTKFINETIFPIMFVNETATIDDDSASQMRTLLLIVTLVSNFPVLIVGMGIILLLVLVVLFCRNRQKKTVKDDTAYTQVSDKPDEPSETPANQPMRNGSYIAMSPVEAQKC; this is encoded by the exons ATGACTCGGAGGTCCTGTGCCATTTACGCCACCGGCATCGTGTGTGCTCACCTCCTGATAGTGGGGATCGCCCTGGTCGTGGCTCAAGTCTTCCAAACAATGATCCACAGCCGGTTAAAAAAG GAAATTACTTTGACAGAGAAGAGCCAAGTGTTTGAATCATGGAAGAATCCCCCTCCACCTGTTTATATGGAGTATTACTTCTTCAATGTGACCAATCCAGAGGTGTTCTTGGCAGGCGGGAAGGCAGCTGTTGAACAAATCGGACCTTATACTTACAG GGAATACAGGCCACGGGAAAATGTAACTTTCCTGGAGAACGGCACCAAGCTTTATGCCCTGAACCCCAAAACCTTTGTATTTGTGCCCGAGAAGTCAGCCGGTAACCCCGAGGTCGACATTCTCAGGACTGTCAACATCCCATTCGTG GCGATCATGAATGAGCTGAGCTCGTACTCGTTCATCCTGCGGACATTTGTTTCCATGTACATTAACCGCCTGGGCGTCGAGGTGTTTATGACCCGCACTGTCCACGAGGTTCTGTGGGGCTTCAAAGACCCTCTTCTCTCAAAGGTGCATTCCCTGAAGCCCGAAGTGGATGAATATTTTGGACTAATGTGGAAG aaaaatggcACCCATGAAGGAGAGTTTGTGTTCCACACCGGCGAGGAGAACTACTTGGATTATGGCAAGATCGACACATGGAACGGCCTTAG GGAGATGTCGTGGTGGTCTTCCAATCAGAGCAACATGATCAACGGTACGGACGGTGCGGTCTTCCACCCTCTGATAAACAGGAACGAGCTGCTCTACATCTTTGCTGCTGATCTTTGCAG atctATCCATCTAGCCTACGTGGAAGACGTAGAGGTGAAAGGCATCCAGGCATACCGCTTCGCTCCCCCTAACGACGTTCTCATGAACCCCAAAGACAATCCCACTAATGAAGGCTTCTGTGTGCCAGCTGGAGACTGTCTCGGCACCGGGTTGCTTAAAGTCAGCGTTTGTCGAGAAG GTGCTCCCATCGTGGTATCTTTCCCCCACTTTTATCAAGCGGACCCCATGTACATCAACGCTGTTGACGGGCTAAACCCCAACAAGGAGGAACACGAGACCTACCTCGACCTGCAACCG ACCACAGGGGTTCCCATTCGTGCCTGCAAAAGAGCTCAGCTCAATATCATCCTGAAAAGAGTTCAAGGCTTCCC TAAAACAAAGTTCATCAACGAGACGATTTTCCCCATCATGTTCGTCAATGAG ACGGCAACTATTGACGATGACTCCGCGTCCCAGATGAGGACATTGCTCCTAATTGTGACTCTCGTGTCAAACTTCCCTGTGCTCATTGTGGGCATGGGCATCATCCTGCTGCTGGTGCTCGTCGTCTTGTTCTGCCGAAACCGCCAGAAGAAG ACGGTGAAGGACGACACAGCCTACACTCAGGTCAGCGACAAACCCGACGAGCCGTCAGAAACGCCAGCCAACCAGCCGATGCGGAATGGCTCCTACATTGCCATGTCGCCAGTGGAGGCCCAGAAGTGTTGA
- the scarb2a gene encoding lysosome membrane protein 2a isoform X1, translated as MTRRSCAIYATGIVCAHLLIVGIALVVAQVFQTMIHSRLKKEITLTEKSQVFESWKNPPPPVYMEYYFFNVTNPEVFLAGGKAAVEQIGPYTYREYRPRENVTFLENGTKLYALNPKTFVFVPEKSAGNPEVDILRTVNIPFVAIMNELSSYSFILRTFVSMYINRLGVEVFMTRTVHEVLWGFKDPLLSKVHSLKPEVDEYFGLMWKKNGTHEGEFVFHTGEENYLDYGKIDTWNGLREMSWWSSNQSNMINGTDGAVFHPLINRNELLYIFAADLCRSIHLAYVEDVEVKGIQAYRFAPPNDVLMNPKDNPTNEGFCVPAGDCLGTGLLKVSVCREGAPIVVSFPHFYQADPMYINAVDGLNPNKEEHETYLDLQPTTGVPIRACKRAQLNIILKRVQGFPKTKFINETIFPIMFVNETATIDDDSASQMRTLLLIVTLVSNFPVLIVGMGIILLLVLVVLFCRNRQKKNEVKRIDFTEAFHSFTTVKDDTAYTQVSDKPDEPSETPANQPMRNGSYIAMSPVEAQKC; from the exons ATGACTCGGAGGTCCTGTGCCATTTACGCCACCGGCATCGTGTGTGCTCACCTCCTGATAGTGGGGATCGCCCTGGTCGTGGCTCAAGTCTTCCAAACAATGATCCACAGCCGGTTAAAAAAG GAAATTACTTTGACAGAGAAGAGCCAAGTGTTTGAATCATGGAAGAATCCCCCTCCACCTGTTTATATGGAGTATTACTTCTTCAATGTGACCAATCCAGAGGTGTTCTTGGCAGGCGGGAAGGCAGCTGTTGAACAAATCGGACCTTATACTTACAG GGAATACAGGCCACGGGAAAATGTAACTTTCCTGGAGAACGGCACCAAGCTTTATGCCCTGAACCCCAAAACCTTTGTATTTGTGCCCGAGAAGTCAGCCGGTAACCCCGAGGTCGACATTCTCAGGACTGTCAACATCCCATTCGTG GCGATCATGAATGAGCTGAGCTCGTACTCGTTCATCCTGCGGACATTTGTTTCCATGTACATTAACCGCCTGGGCGTCGAGGTGTTTATGACCCGCACTGTCCACGAGGTTCTGTGGGGCTTCAAAGACCCTCTTCTCTCAAAGGTGCATTCCCTGAAGCCCGAAGTGGATGAATATTTTGGACTAATGTGGAAG aaaaatggcACCCATGAAGGAGAGTTTGTGTTCCACACCGGCGAGGAGAACTACTTGGATTATGGCAAGATCGACACATGGAACGGCCTTAG GGAGATGTCGTGGTGGTCTTCCAATCAGAGCAACATGATCAACGGTACGGACGGTGCGGTCTTCCACCCTCTGATAAACAGGAACGAGCTGCTCTACATCTTTGCTGCTGATCTTTGCAG atctATCCATCTAGCCTACGTGGAAGACGTAGAGGTGAAAGGCATCCAGGCATACCGCTTCGCTCCCCCTAACGACGTTCTCATGAACCCCAAAGACAATCCCACTAATGAAGGCTTCTGTGTGCCAGCTGGAGACTGTCTCGGCACCGGGTTGCTTAAAGTCAGCGTTTGTCGAGAAG GTGCTCCCATCGTGGTATCTTTCCCCCACTTTTATCAAGCGGACCCCATGTACATCAACGCTGTTGACGGGCTAAACCCCAACAAGGAGGAACACGAGACCTACCTCGACCTGCAACCG ACCACAGGGGTTCCCATTCGTGCCTGCAAAAGAGCTCAGCTCAATATCATCCTGAAAAGAGTTCAAGGCTTCCC TAAAACAAAGTTCATCAACGAGACGATTTTCCCCATCATGTTCGTCAATGAG ACGGCAACTATTGACGATGACTCCGCGTCCCAGATGAGGACATTGCTCCTAATTGTGACTCTCGTGTCAAACTTCCCTGTGCTCATTGTGGGCATGGGCATCATCCTGCTGCTGGTGCTCGTCGTCTTGTTCTGCCGAAACCGCCAGAAGAAG aATGAAGTAAAACGTATTGATTTTACTGAAGCTTTTCATTCTTTTACT ACGGTGAAGGACGACACAGCCTACACTCAGGTCAGCGACAAACCCGACGAGCCGTCAGAAACGCCAGCCAACCAGCCGATGCGGAATGGCTCCTACATTGCCATGTCGCCAGTGGAGGCCCAGAAGTGTTGA